Below is a window of Micrococcales bacterium DNA.
TCCACCGGATCAGCGCTCAGCTCGCCCAACTGTTCGACTTTGATCAGGAAAATGATGGCAAATGACTGGCCAATCGGGTTGGACGAATCGGCGTAGGCCGAATCGTCGACAAACCGGCCGTCCTCTTGCAGCCGAGCGACCAACCGGGTGGCCACAGTCTGCCGCGAGGCGGCAATGTCTTCTGGATACTTGATCTGTTCCAGGGTCAATGCCAGGCCCATTTTGGCGATCGCCCCGGGGTAGGACATGGTCGGGGCGTCAGAGGCGTAGTCATCGATTGCACCTGGCTGGGACACCCAGGCAGCCAGGGAGTTGGCCGTATCCCAGTCTTGGGCTGCGGCGAAGGCAAAGAGGGCATCGATGGTTAGGCCAACATCTTTCTCAATGACCTCGCCTTCGAGGTAGGAGTCTTCGACGATGTGTCCTTTGAGCCAGGCTGCGCCGGCCTTGGCGGCCTCGAACGGATCCTTGCGTATTGACGGCGAATCGCTGGGAGTGGGCTTGGGCGAAGACGTACTACAGCCACCCAGCATCACCGCACCGGCCAGCAATCCGGCCGCGGCAATGCGCAGGGCCTTCTTGGTTGATTTCATCGCTGAGCGAATACCTTTCTTCAGCGGTCCCGCGCAAGAGTGGCGGTTTAGCCCGCACTCCGCACGCTGTAGACCTCGACAGTAATTGTGGAGCCGCTTGCCTCACCATAGGTATTCCGGCTTACGAGGGTCACCCCTCGCCCACGGTTGCGGGTCAGCGCCGGCTTCGAACCGGCTTCCCCCATGGCATGGCATTGACTGCATGAGCATACCGGTTGGTGGCTGCGACGCTAGCGGAATGGGCTTCGCTAGCCGAGATTTCGCCTGCGGCCAATGATGGCACTCAGGTGAAGAGACTGGTCAAGGAGCCAACCGGGAAGTTTTGGGGGTTTATCGGCTATGGTCGTTTCGTGGTTCAATCCGACCAAGGCGCCGGCCCGGCGACGCGCAAACAGCTGCGCGAGCAAGGTTCGGCTACGGAAGGTGACGCCGCGTCATCGGGCATTGAAAACCTGGACCAGCCCACTCCAGGCAAACTGGCCCCAAGCCGGCCGTCTTGGGCCGAGCCGCGCCCCTGGTCGAGCGGCGGTGGGACCGGTTGGCGGCTTCAAGCCAGTTCGCCACCGCCCGCCTCCAAGCCAGCTGCCGATGACCAGCCAGTTCAGGAAGACTCTGCGCCGCCTCAGGCCACTGAGGCTGAGCGCCAAGCCTCGCCCTGGGAGCAATTCACCTGGGGCCAAACCTGGTTCAACCCCCAGCCTCCACCCACCCACGAGTCGACGTTGGCGGCGGCCGCGCCGGGCGAAAAA
It encodes the following:
- a CDS encoding terpene cyclase/mutase family protein, whose translation is MKSTKKALRIAAAGLLAGAVMLGGCSTSSPKPTPSDSPSIRKDPFEAAKAGAAWLKGHIVEDSYLEGEVIEKDVGLTIDALFAFAAAQDWDTANSLAAWVSQPGAIDDYASDAPTMSYPGAIAKMGLALTLEQIKYPEDIAASRQTVATRLVARLQEDGRFVDDSAYADSSNPIGQSFAIIFLIKVEQLGELSADPVDYLVSQACEDGSFPDQFDPPGGCVGSVDATAYAIEALSAVDNPAHFSVVTKAADWLVAQQDDQGRWSSIMGDTSVNSTAQAVLALGSVRSGPTNTAVANGWTALATWQLENGAFPVGGDFSPKAEPDVRATNAGVVGTAQADLAKLVGLARP